From the genome of Spodoptera frugiperda isolate SF20-4 chromosome 23, AGI-APGP_CSIRO_Sfru_2.0, whole genome shotgun sequence, one region includes:
- the LOC118267047 gene encoding 60S ribosomal protein L23a has protein sequence MPPKKQPEKSGSAGSKPAEKKPATAKTPAAAPKAASSSGAAAAAPKPASAKTPAPAPKAAAPKAAPAAKPAAAKPASAAAAKPAAAKPAEKKPASAPTAKPGSAKAAALKAKSSAKPSVKKAAAASRPKPKPAAAKLKIAPKPKKTGIKGQKKQVVKPVAKALKAQRKVVKGEHGKRVRKIRTSVHFRRPKTFEPPRHPKYPRKSLPKRNRMDAYNIIKYPLTSEAAMKKIEDNNTLVFIVHTSSNKHHIKAAVKKLYDINVAKVNTLIRPDGKKKAYVRLARDYDALDVANKIGII, from the exons ATGCCTCCTAAGAAGCAACCCGAGAAATCcg GGTCCGCCGGATCCAAGCCCGCGGAAAAGAAGCCTGCCACGGCTAAAACTCCCGCAGCTGCACCTAAAGCTGCATCTTCATCTGGCGCTGCCGCTGCTGCTCCTAAACCAGCATCAGCCAAAACGCCTGCACCTGCTCCTAAAGCAGCTGCACCTAAGGCAGCGCCAGCAGCTAAGCCTGCCGCCGCTAAACCAGCATCAGCTGCTGCTGCGAAGCCAGCTGCTGCTAAGCCTGCTGAGAAGAAACCGGCTTCAGCACCTACTGCCAAGCCTGGCTCTGCTAAAGCTGCTGCATTGAAAGCTAAGTCTAGTGCCAAGCCTTCAGTGAAGAAAGCTGCAGCTGCATCAAGGCCCAAACCTAAACCAGCAGCGGCTAAGTTGAAGATTGCCCCTAAGCCTAAGAAGACCGGCATCAAGGGCCAGAAGAAACAAGTTGTTAAACCCGTTGCCAAGGCCCTCAAAGCACAAAGAAAG GTAGTCAAAGGTGAACATGGCAAGAGAGTACGCAAGATCCGCACTTCTGTGCACTTCCGCAGGCCAAAGACCTTTGAACCTCCAAGGCACCCGAAGTACCCCAGGAAGTCGCTTCCTAAGAGGAATCG caTGGATGCTTACAATATCATAAAGTATCCTCTGACATCTGAAGCAGCCATGAAGAAAATTGAGGACAACAATACTTTGGTATTCATTGTCCACACTAGCTCCAACAAGCACCACATCAAGGCTGCGGTTAAGAAGCTCTATGACATCAATGTTGCGAAAGTTAACACCCTTATCag GCCCGACGGCAAGAAGAAGGCGTACGTACGGCTCGCCAGGGACTATGACGCATTAGATGTTGCCAACAAAATCGGCATCATATAA
- the LOC118266741 gene encoding serine/threonine-protein kinase PLK4, with protein sequence MFGDKIEDYEILEHLGKGGFAHVYRARCRRTGLFVAIKMIDKALMASAGMIGRVRQEVTIHSRLKHPAILELYTFFEDAHYVYLVLELAHNGELAKHFKLGTRGLSEKAAADIFRQVLSGVLYLHTHNIIHRDLSLNNLLLTKDLNVKIADFGLATQLNGPDEKHVTMCGTPNYISPEVAAREFHGLPADVWGLGCMLYTLLVGSPPFHTQHVKTTLNKVINADYKIPLELSLQAQDLLQRLLCKDPTKRITLKGILEHPFLCNSQGTSKQDISRDSGFLTTLHSTQHSNKFKHDEKSEPECHMVPHIEKKDERPTSYNVFTQEINSNSTCSNNRNYNLCAGVDKASAETFDFRSQNNVFPKNDSPCNSNLSLFENIRKLDIKCKTPQLNTEENKENVPKTCAVNSNVLSVPPLCAERLPTISHRTRNAILKIEPSGVIVEFIKKKGKDREEQITEICKISKDGMKIIIYTVDSKTKTLNINHDPNPDEVFTYHNLPQKHWKKYLYASRFVELVKAKTPKITLYTSLAKCQLMENTTDIDIFFYSGEKVTFTSSEGLKIIDKNLKTHYNLSTAPELKYITDHFEECSNRMKRVQAALSGISDECFPLIIGKRPVQTVANVQSPMQGSINTNYNTPLLNIGSFHRTAASSSQAPSDYNY encoded by the coding sequence ATGTTTGGTGATAAAATAGAAGATTACGAAATATTGGAACATCTTGGTAAAGGAGGATTTGCACATGTATATAGGGCAAGATGTCGGAGGACAGGACTATTTGTTGCTATCAAAATGATAGACAAAGCACTTATGGCAAGTGCTGGTATGATTGGCAGAGTAAGACAAGAAGTGACCATTCACTCGCGTCTTAAACATCCTGCAATTTTAGAATTATACACATTCTTTGAAGATGCACATTATGTTTATCTAGTTTTAGAGCTAGCTCACAATGGTGAACTGGCAAAACACTTTAAGTTAGGTACACGCGGACTTTCTGAGAAGGCAGCAGCTGATATATTTAGACAAGTATTGAGTGGAGTGTTGTATCTCCATACACACAATATCATTCATAGAGATTTATCATTGAATAACCTACTACTGACGAAGGACCTAAATGTAAAAATTGCTGATTTTGGCTTAGCAACACAGCTGAATGGACCTGATGAGAAACATGTTACCATGTGTGGGACACCAAATTATATATCTCCAGAGGTGGCTGCTAGAGAATTTCATGGATTACCGGCTGATGTCTGGGGTTTGGGGTGTATGTTGTACACTTTGCTAGTTGGAAGCCCACCATTCCACACTCAACATGTTAAGACCactttaaataaagttataaatgcAGATTACAAGATACCATTAGAACTTTCTCTGCAAGCCCAGGATTTGTTACAGAGGCTTTTGTGCAAAGACCCCACAAAAAGAATAACATTGAAGGGAATTTTGGAACATCCATTTTTGTGTAACTCTCAAGGTACATCTAAACAAGATATATCTCGAGATTCTGGTTTTCTTACTACACTGCACAGCACCCAGCATAGCAATAAATTCAAACATGATGAGAAAAGTGAGCCAGAGTGCCACATGGTGCCTCATATTGAAAAGAAAGATGAAAGGCCTACATCTTACAATGTGTTTACTCAAGAAATCAACTCAAATTCTACTTGTTCTAATAACCGAAATTATAATTTGTGTGCTGGGGTTGATAAAGCTTCAGCAGAAACATTCGATTTCAGAAGTCAAAATAATGTGTTTCCAAAAAATGATAGTCCATGCAACAGTAATCtatctttatttgaaaatatcagaaaattggatataaaatgtaaaacaccTCAGTTAAATACagaagaaaacaaagaaaatgttcCCAAAACATGTGCTGTTAATTCTAATGTGTTGAGTGTTCCTCCACTATGTGCTGAAAGATTGCCTACAATTTCACACCGAACACGTAATGCCATCTTAAAAATAGAACCTTCTGGAGTAATTGTGGAGTTCATAAAAAAGAAGGGGAAAGACAGAGAAGAACAAATTAcagaaatatgtaaaatatcCAAAGATGgcatgaaaattataatatacacaGTGGACAGCAAGACCAAAACTTTGAATATTAACCATGACCCTAATCCCGATGAAGTATTTACATATCATAATTTGCCACAGAAACactggaaaaaatatttgtatgcttCACGATTTGTTGAACTTGTCAAAGCCAAAACACCAAAAATAACACTGTACACATCATTAGCGAAATGCCAGTTAATGGAAAACACAACTGATATTGATATCTTCTTTTACAGCGGAGAAAAAGTTACCTTTACTAGTTCAGAAggcttaaaaataattgacaaaaaTTTGAAAACCCATTATAATCTTTCAACAGCACCTGAACTTAAGTATATTACTGATCACTTTGAAGAGTGTTCTAATCGCATGAAGAGAGTACAAGCGGCACTATCTGGTATTTCTGATGAGTGTTTCCCTTTAATAATCGGCAAAAGACCTGTGCAAACTGTTGCTAATGTACAGTCTCCAATGCAGGGCTCAATTAACACAAATTATAATACACCTCTTCTTAATATAGGATCATTTCATCGAACAGCTGCTAGCTCTAGTCAAGCTCCTAGTGATTACAACTACTAG